One segment of Neobacillus endophyticus DNA contains the following:
- a CDS encoding sensor histidine kinase codes for MSATGRQMVWNIGLAFCIALIVGAVFTVVYPLKNWSELWTRHFMDIPMIIFIPVFSIAIGIVLGAVTGQYWRNQFRLIENSLRQLEEGRQFELKNKPSVSEMQAIAERIGKIGKQITEQAKLSQRLATEKVEDQEARIQKIIEQERNRLARELHDSVSQQLFAASMMMSAINETKKQAEETYETKQLKMVEAMIHQSQLEMRALLLHLRPIALKNKSLQEGIEELLIELSQKVEMEIKWKVESFQLDKGVEDHLFRILQESVSNTLRHAKATMLEVLLIKRENLVIMRIVDDGVGFEVNETKAGSYGMQNMHERALEIGGTLKVISVINNGTRLEVKVPVMANGEGAND; via the coding sequence ATGAGTGCAACTGGGCGTCAAATGGTTTGGAATATTGGCTTGGCTTTTTGTATTGCACTGATTGTTGGTGCTGTTTTTACAGTGGTATACCCTTTGAAAAACTGGTCTGAATTATGGACAAGACATTTCATGGATATTCCGATGATTATCTTTATCCCTGTTTTTAGTATTGCGATTGGTATTGTTCTCGGGGCCGTGACTGGCCAGTATTGGCGAAATCAGTTCCGTTTAATTGAGAATTCCCTTCGTCAACTGGAAGAAGGCAGGCAGTTTGAATTGAAAAATAAGCCCTCTGTATCTGAAATGCAGGCAATCGCTGAACGTATAGGAAAAATAGGCAAGCAAATTACAGAGCAGGCAAAGCTTTCTCAGCGGCTGGCAACGGAGAAAGTGGAGGATCAGGAAGCCAGAATTCAAAAGATTATTGAGCAGGAACGAAACCGGCTTGCTCGCGAACTGCATGATTCCGTCAGCCAGCAGTTATTTGCTGCTTCAATGATGATGTCTGCGATCAATGAAACTAAAAAACAGGCTGAGGAAACATATGAAACTAAGCAATTGAAAATGGTAGAAGCGATGATTCATCAATCCCAGCTTGAAATGCGCGCGCTTTTGCTTCACCTGCGTCCTATTGCTTTAAAGAATAAATCACTCCAAGAAGGAATTGAGGAACTTTTAATCGAATTATCACAAAAGGTTGAAATGGAGATAAAATGGAAAGTAGAGTCATTTCAATTGGATAAAGGCGTGGAGGATCATCTTTTCCGAATTTTGCAAGAGTCAGTGTCAAACACACTAAGACACGCAAAAGCAACGATGTTGGAAGTTTTATTAATAAAACGTGAAAATCTCGTTATTATGAGAATAGTCGATGACGGAGTCGGCTTTGAAGTGAATGAAACAAAAGCGGGCTCCTATGGCATGCAAAATATGCATGAGCGGGCTCTGGAAATCGGCGGTACGTTAAAGGTAATCAGTGTGATAAATAACGGAACCAGGCTGGAAGTGAAGGTGCCGGTAATGGCTAATGGAGAGGGTGCAAATGATTAG
- a CDS encoding response regulator transcription factor — protein sequence MIRVLFVDDHEMVRIGVSAYLSAQPDIEVVGEAEDGKRGVELALELRPDIILMDLVMKEMDGIEATRQIIEQWPEAKIIIVTSFLDDEKVYPALEAGATSYMLKTSKAGEIANAVRATYQGQSVLEPEVTGKMMVKMRQKNTHLPHEDLTSRELEILLLMAEGKSNQEIADELFIALKTVKTHVSNILSKLNVQDRTQAVIYAFKHSLIK from the coding sequence ATGATTAGAGTCCTATTTGTTGATGATCATGAAATGGTAAGAATTGGGGTTTCGGCCTACCTTTCCGCACAACCCGACATTGAGGTTGTGGGGGAGGCAGAAGATGGTAAAAGAGGCGTGGAACTGGCACTCGAGCTTCGTCCTGATATTATTTTAATGGATTTAGTCATGAAAGAAATGGACGGAATTGAAGCTACAAGGCAGATTATTGAGCAATGGCCGGAAGCAAAGATTATCATTGTTACTAGCTTCCTAGATGATGAAAAAGTTTACCCAGCGCTTGAAGCAGGAGCAACCAGCTACATGCTGAAAACTTCCAAGGCTGGAGAAATCGCTAATGCGGTTCGAGCTACATACCAGGGACAATCCGTCCTTGAACCAGAAGTTACTGGAAAAATGATGGTTAAAATGCGTCAAAAGAATACCCATCTTCCCCACGAAGATCTAACCAGCCGCGAATTGGAAATTTTATTATTAATGGCAGAGGGAAAATCGAATCAGGAAATAGCCGACGAATTATTCATCGCGCTAAAAACGGTTAAAACCCATGTCAGCAATATATTAAGCAAACTCAATGTCCAAGACCGAACCCAAGCCGTTATCTATGCCTTTAAACATTCCTTAATAAAATAA
- a CDS encoding polysaccharide biosynthesis protein: MANYYKGIFFLAASAFLGEGIEFFVNMILARELGSHGLGVYMSILPTIFLIVLISSFELPVSISKFIAEREERFHRNILYHAITITVIFTSVLFLLGTALIPFIPVFNHVHPYVRWMVILLIPVMSFTSVARGYFMGMQQMGKIAVSNFLRKSAQLAVLFGFFRLFDFNAETSLLIAIGAFIGSEIVVFLYLICMFIIQFQQLKRQPFSNLNRKAVRKNLMAVSIPTTGMRIFSAITNAIQPFIIKSALIHSGISETVATEQFGMLMGVAASIGFFPAFIAHSLLVVLIPGVSKTYSERDYGALQKMLQQVIKLTLLYGIVAVTIFYFFAPQLTSLFFKSSTSAAFLQMLWPCFLFHYFIMPMQAFMIGLDMVKEAFLHIIWANIICFALILLLGSKPEWRMDGVIIGMNAEAVLLAFMHYLTICKKIGVSFFMKGLVGKTSER, from the coding sequence TTGGCTAATTACTACAAGGGTATTTTCTTTTTGGCAGCTTCTGCTTTTTTGGGTGAAGGCATTGAGTTTTTCGTTAATATGATTCTTGCCAGGGAGCTGGGGTCGCACGGCTTGGGGGTGTATATGTCCATCCTGCCGACGATTTTTTTAATTGTGTTGATTTCAAGTTTTGAGCTGCCGGTGTCCATTTCTAAATTCATTGCCGAAAGGGAGGAAAGGTTTCATCGGAATATCCTGTATCACGCTATCACGATTACGGTCATTTTTACAAGTGTTTTATTTTTACTGGGAACTGCGTTGATTCCATTTATACCTGTCTTTAATCACGTTCATCCCTATGTGAGATGGATGGTGATCCTCTTGATCCCAGTTATGTCTTTTACATCTGTTGCCAGAGGGTATTTTATGGGCATGCAGCAAATGGGGAAAATTGCGGTCTCTAACTTTTTAAGAAAAAGCGCTCAACTTGCCGTTTTGTTTGGGTTCTTTCGCCTGTTTGATTTCAATGCGGAAACATCTTTGTTAATTGCGATTGGCGCCTTTATCGGGAGCGAAATCGTTGTTTTTCTCTATTTAATTTGCATGTTCATTATTCAATTTCAACAGCTGAAACGGCAGCCATTTTCTAATCTGAATCGAAAAGCTGTTAGGAAAAATTTAATGGCGGTATCGATTCCGACAACCGGGATGCGCATCTTTTCAGCGATTACGAATGCCATTCAGCCATTTATCATTAAATCGGCTTTGATACATTCGGGGATTAGCGAAACCGTTGCGACTGAGCAATTTGGAATGCTGATGGGGGTTGCGGCATCGATTGGCTTTTTTCCGGCATTTATTGCCCATTCGCTGCTTGTTGTTTTAATTCCGGGTGTCTCGAAAACTTATTCAGAACGAGATTATGGGGCATTGCAAAAAATGCTTCAGCAGGTTATAAAGCTGACACTTTTGTATGGGATTGTGGCTGTCACCATTTTTTACTTTTTTGCGCCGCAACTAACCTCGTTATTTTTTAAATCAAGCACTTCTGCAGCTTTTCTGCAAATGCTATGGCCCTGCTTTTTATTTCATTACTTCATCATGCCGATGCAGGCCTTTATGATTGGATTAGATATGGTAAAAGAAGCCTTTCTCCATATTATTTGGGCAAACATCATCTGCTTTGCTTTGATTCTTTTGCTGGGGTCGAAGCCGGAATGGCGGATGGATGGTGTTATTATTGGGATGAATGCAGAAGCAGTGCTTTTGGCATTCATGCATTATTTAACCATTTGCAAGAAGATTGGCGTATCATTTTTTATGAAAGGCCTTGTGGGAAAAACTAGCGAAAGATAG
- a CDS encoding Bax inhibitor-1/YccA family protein, translating to MRTVYPQTSTEFMPSVLRTFAFSLAIAFVGTMVGTIVPDGLFLPLSILELVMIFSAAIFRRRKAISYGFLYAFTFISGITLYPIVAHYAVTSGANVVIMAFASTTVVFTGISIYAAKSKRNFSFLGGFLLAALLALVAISLFNIFFPLSTTGMLAYSFIGVVVFSGYVLFDISRMKHYGVRAEDVPLMTLSLYLDFINLFLSILRILGIVNINNKD from the coding sequence GTGAGAACTGTGTATCCACAAACATCAACTGAATTCATGCCATCTGTTTTAAGGACGTTTGCCTTTTCTCTTGCCATTGCTTTTGTAGGCACAATGGTTGGAACCATCGTTCCGGACGGTTTATTTTTACCATTATCGATCTTAGAATTAGTAATGATTTTTTCTGCCGCTATTTTCAGACGGAGAAAAGCAATTTCTTATGGTTTTCTATATGCCTTTACGTTTATTTCGGGAATCACCTTATACCCGATTGTCGCACACTATGCCGTCACTTCTGGCGCAAATGTTGTCATCATGGCATTTGCCAGCACCACTGTTGTATTTACTGGAATTTCAATCTATGCGGCTAAATCAAAACGGAACTTTTCCTTCCTAGGCGGTTTTTTACTAGCTGCATTGCTTGCTTTAGTGGCTATTTCGCTTTTTAATATTTTCTTCCCGCTAAGCACCACAGGAATGCTTGCTTACTCCTTTATCGGCGTTGTTGTTTTCAGCGGATATGTTTTATTCGATATCAGCCGAATGAAGCATTATGGGGTAAGAGCGGAAGATGTACCGTTGATGACGCTAAGCTTATATTTAGATTTTATTAACCTGTTCCTTAGCATTCTTAGAATTTTGGGCATTGTCAATATTAATAACAAAGATTAA
- the mscL gene encoding large conductance mechanosensitive channel protein MscL gives MWNEFKQFAMKGSVIDLAVGVIIGGAFGKIVTSLVQDVLMPIVGLLLGGINFTGLVITVGKSHIKYGQFIQSVVDFFIISFSIFLFIKAINRLRKKDESPNEPDKMDRKEELLTEIRDLLQAEKDFS, from the coding sequence ATGTGGAATGAATTTAAACAATTTGCCATGAAAGGCAGTGTAATTGACCTTGCAGTAGGGGTCATTATCGGCGGGGCATTTGGAAAAATCGTTACTTCCCTTGTGCAGGATGTACTTATGCCGATCGTTGGATTACTTTTGGGGGGAATCAATTTTACCGGTCTTGTGATCACCGTGGGCAAATCACACATTAAGTACGGACAGTTTATTCAATCGGTTGTGGATTTCTTTATTATTTCTTTTTCAATCTTTCTGTTTATTAAAGCCATTAACCGCCTCAGAAAGAAAGATGAATCACCAAATGAACCGGATAAAATGGACCGAAAGGAAGAATTGTTAACAGAAATCCGCGACCTATTACAGGCAGAGAAAGATTTTTCATAA
- a CDS encoding LuxR C-terminal-related transcriptional regulator yields the protein MEHKMEQLILKGLSILVDYKVPFLREWKEILPTLQYRNQSFVDEFDTILEYAIHQVVSKQVHSVDAFILSLLAEWQKRFTSTYDVNESIFLVTTIENIFHKLLAENPKATFHDHQAIQGFFLRILDQALITQDLENQSEKWANKMIATNVLPIKWVAIVKKEHEEFQIETIVCAGQEQQNSHLLDMCLTLKASQTEHLSTAIERLLGTNKENMPIIQIPCLNDFLLICLEDVEMEVNEHQTDFIKEMYLRQLKLDQLESKIGWKNASLLFLQHLLSARSADDAVKAVAKGLVEYMPFKRCGLFLYNEFEDKGIGVSGYNVSNPAVMQIREEIFKLPLIKSYLHSLTHSQPLYFTDAAEILPEKYVRTFQLKSVVVLPIFVPTKDKLLGIALLDQGENSQFTVSTQTLTTLIKFGHYAGELLYSIWDETLQHFGASDCLLTTREKEVLKLIAEGASINEAARELHLSSYTVRDYVSVIIQKLAAKNRTDAAVKAIRMKLIS from the coding sequence ATGGAACATAAAATGGAACAATTAATATTAAAAGGACTTTCCATTCTGGTTGATTATAAGGTTCCATTTCTACGAGAATGGAAGGAGATATTACCAACATTACAGTATCGTAACCAAAGCTTCGTTGATGAATTCGATACAATCCTTGAGTATGCCATTCATCAAGTTGTTTCAAAACAGGTTCATAGTGTAGATGCTTTTATCCTATCTTTACTGGCAGAATGGCAGAAGCGATTTACAAGCACATATGATGTGAATGAATCTATCTTCCTCGTTACTACAATTGAAAATATCTTCCATAAGCTGCTGGCTGAGAATCCAAAGGCAACTTTTCATGACCATCAAGCCATACAGGGGTTTTTTCTAAGAATTCTTGACCAGGCCTTGATCACACAGGATTTAGAGAATCAAAGCGAAAAATGGGCTAATAAAATGATCGCTACCAATGTTTTACCAATAAAGTGGGTAGCGATTGTCAAAAAAGAGCACGAGGAATTTCAAATTGAAACAATTGTTTGTGCCGGACAAGAGCAGCAAAACAGTCATTTACTTGATATGTGCTTGACGTTAAAAGCCAGTCAAACCGAGCATCTCTCCACGGCAATTGAAAGATTGCTGGGAACCAATAAAGAGAACATGCCCATCATCCAAATTCCCTGCTTAAATGATTTTCTCCTCATTTGTCTGGAGGATGTCGAAATGGAAGTAAACGAGCATCAAACAGATTTTATAAAAGAAATGTATTTACGCCAATTGAAGCTGGATCAGCTTGAAAGCAAGATAGGCTGGAAAAATGCCTCCCTGCTGTTTTTACAACATTTGTTAAGCGCCCGAAGCGCCGATGACGCAGTTAAGGCGGTTGCAAAAGGTCTCGTGGAATACATGCCATTCAAGCGCTGCGGTTTATTTTTATATAATGAATTTGAGGATAAAGGTATTGGTGTATCCGGCTATAATGTCAGCAATCCAGCAGTTATGCAAATCAGGGAAGAAATTTTCAAATTGCCATTAATCAAAAGTTATTTACATTCACTCACCCACTCCCAACCGCTATACTTTACGGATGCAGCCGAAATTCTCCCGGAAAAATATGTTCGGACATTCCAATTGAAATCTGTCGTGGTCCTGCCCATCTTTGTACCTACAAAAGATAAACTGCTTGGGATTGCTTTATTGGATCAAGGCGAAAACTCCCAATTTACTGTTTCTACCCAAACCTTGACTACACTGATTAAATTCGGCCACTATGCGGGAGAATTACTTTACTCCATATGGGATGAAACCTTGCAGCATTTTGGTGCTTCCGATTGTTTGTTAACAACTCGGGAAAAGGAAGTCTTAAAGCTGATTGCTGAGGGAGCTTCCATAAATGAAGCCGCTCGTGAATTGCATTTAAGCAGTTACACCGTTCGTGATTATGTATCCGTTATCATTCAAAAATTAGCAGCCAAAAACCGGACAGATGCTGCCGTTAAGGCAATTCGGATGAAGCTGATTTCATAA
- a CDS encoding DUF6230 family protein, with the protein MESPIQLVEGMTSKKVFFSALATGIIALALLLVSFGISGVAYAVPIAGVGDFYVEFDHLEGTGYTFYPKMGETSAEASAPQGTNLIDRLTIQNLKLYKDFNVGGQWIRVEITASQPVQISGLEQDAASIQANANFSNLVLAEKHSSDWQKQFKQTSSTIVLDHAKIKTHYLFQKTMSMNGMKVVVERINK; encoded by the coding sequence ATGGAGAGTCCAATCCAACTAGTGGAGGGTATGACAAGTAAAAAAGTATTTTTTTCAGCCTTAGCAACAGGTATCATCGCATTGGCGCTGTTGTTGGTATCGTTCGGGATTTCTGGTGTAGCCTATGCAGTTCCGATTGCAGGGGTTGGGGATTTTTATGTCGAGTTTGATCATTTAGAGGGAACCGGCTATACGTTCTATCCTAAAATGGGAGAAACAAGTGCTGAAGCTTCCGCTCCGCAAGGCACGAACTTAATTGATCGTTTAACTATTCAAAATCTAAAACTATATAAAGATTTCAATGTGGGCGGGCAATGGATTCGGGTTGAAATTACCGCCTCCCAGCCAGTTCAGATCAGCGGCTTGGAACAGGATGCTGCTTCCATTCAGGCAAATGCTAATTTTTCTAACCTCGTTTTGGCAGAAAAGCATAGCTCTGATTGGCAAAAACAATTCAAGCAAACTTCCTCAACTATTGTTTTAGACCACGCAAAAATTAAAACACATTATCTATTCCAGAAAACAATGAGTATGAATGGGATGAAAGTGGTTGTTGAAAGAATCAATAAATAG
- a CDS encoding DUF6114 domain-containing protein, whose protein sequence is MGFRNWRKKRPFGGAILTILSGLTILYVPLNLYLSTFLPGSMAIIGLLFGGVIILLGVCAMFFPGASRILGIFTIFLSILSVIGALGGFLFGTIFGIVGGSLLTAWQLGPAKQKASRTTGIDETAHSI, encoded by the coding sequence ATGGGTTTTAGAAACTGGCGAAAAAAACGCCCTTTCGGGGGTGCGATCCTGACAATATTAAGCGGGCTGACGATATTATATGTTCCATTAAACCTTTATTTAAGCACCTTCCTTCCAGGATCGATGGCAATAATCGGATTATTATTTGGAGGGGTTATTATTCTGCTTGGTGTCTGTGCCATGTTTTTCCCTGGCGCTTCACGTATTTTGGGCATTTTTACAATATTTTTATCAATTCTTTCTGTTATCGGGGCATTAGGCGGATTCTTGTTTGGTACGATATTCGGCATTGTCGGCGGTTCACTGCTGACTGCCTGGCAGCTCGGGCCGGCGAAACAAAAAGCCTCACGTACAACTGGCATAGATGAAACGGCACACTCTATTTAG